The following are from one region of the Pseudohongiella spirulinae genome:
- the maiA gene encoding maleylacetoacetate isomerase has translation MELFSYFRSTAAYRVRIALNLKKIDYRLTSVNLLKNEQKSDEYHAINPMGLIPALRLDDGTVLTQSTAILEWLEETFTDNPLLPADPLQRARIRAITNSIACDIHPLNNLRVLRYLTGELGLSEDTKQTWYNHWIQLGFDALEKQMVPGGYAAGDSISMADVYLVPQVFNAFRFDMAMDAYPKIMAVYRRCNEHAAFIKAHPDNQEDKPVA, from the coding sequence ATGGAACTTTTTTCATACTTCAGATCTACCGCCGCGTATCGCGTGCGCATTGCGCTTAATCTGAAAAAAATCGATTACCGCCTTACATCCGTCAATTTGCTCAAGAACGAACAAAAAAGCGACGAGTATCATGCCATTAACCCAATGGGCCTGATACCGGCACTCCGGCTGGATGATGGCACAGTGCTGACACAGTCCACAGCCATCCTGGAGTGGCTGGAGGAAACGTTCACAGATAACCCACTGCTGCCTGCCGACCCGCTGCAGCGAGCACGGATTCGAGCAATTACCAACAGCATTGCCTGCGATATTCACCCGCTGAACAATTTACGGGTATTGAGGTACCTTACGGGTGAACTTGGTTTGAGTGAGGATACCAAACAAACGTGGTACAACCACTGGATTCAGCTTGGTTTTGATGCGCTGGAAAAGCAGATGGTGCCCGGTGGTTATGCCGCTGGAGACAGCATCAGCATGGCCGATGTTTACCTTGTGCCACAGGTGTTTAATGCATTCCGTTTTGATATGGCAATGGATGCATACCCAAAGATCATGGCGGTCTATCGGCGCTGTAATGAACACGCTGCTTTTATTAAAGCGCATCCGGATAATCAAGAAGATAAGCCGGTAGCATAA
- the hppD gene encoding 4-hydroxyphenylpyruvate dioxygenase: MADLFENPMGLDGFEFVEFTAPERGVLEPALTVLGFTHVARHRSKDVELWRQGDINFLLNYEKGSPAAHYAKEHGPSACGMAFRVKDATKAYKRAIEFGAEPVIVPAGPMELNLPAIRGIGGALLYLNDRYQDGSSIYDIDFEFLDGVDRHPKGCGFKVIDHLTHNVHRGRMDYWTKYYEDLFNFRQIRYFDIKGEYTGLTSRAMTAPDGKIRIPLNEEGRGGSGQIEEFLIAYNGEGIQHIAFSCDDLPACYDRLKAKGVQFMPAPPATYYEMLSERLPGHGEPVEELQSRGILLDGSTEENDPRLLLQIFSQNMVGPIFFEFIQRKRDEGFGEGNFSALFESIERDQVRRGVLQTGKQVAG; the protein is encoded by the coding sequence ATGGCAGATCTATTCGAGAATCCAATGGGATTGGACGGTTTTGAGTTTGTTGAATTCACGGCGCCTGAGCGCGGCGTGCTTGAGCCTGCATTGACCGTTCTGGGTTTTACCCATGTTGCCCGCCACCGTTCAAAAGACGTGGAGCTGTGGCGACAAGGTGATATTAACTTCCTGCTGAACTATGAAAAGGGGTCGCCAGCTGCCCACTATGCCAAGGAGCACGGCCCATCGGCTTGTGGCATGGCATTTCGCGTAAAGGATGCGACAAAAGCGTACAAGCGAGCCATCGAGTTCGGTGCGGAGCCGGTAATTGTTCCGGCGGGCCCTATGGAATTAAATTTGCCGGCGATCCGGGGTATCGGGGGGGCGCTGCTCTATCTGAACGACCGTTACCAGGACGGCTCTTCAATTTACGATATCGATTTTGAGTTCCTCGACGGCGTCGACCGCCACCCGAAAGGTTGCGGATTCAAGGTTATTGATCATTTGACTCATAATGTTCACCGCGGTCGCATGGACTACTGGACCAAGTACTACGAAGACCTGTTTAACTTCAGGCAGATTCGTTACTTTGATATCAAGGGTGAATATACCGGGTTGACGTCGCGGGCCATGACGGCGCCCGACGGAAAAATACGTATCCCGCTGAATGAAGAGGGTCGTGGTGGCAGTGGGCAGATTGAGGAATTTCTGATTGCATACAACGGCGAAGGCATTCAGCACATCGCGTTTTCCTGTGACGACCTGCCCGCCTGTTATGACCGGCTGAAAGCCAAGGGCGTACAGTTTATGCCAGCGCCGCCGGCTACGTATTACGAAATGCTGTCGGAGCGCTTGCCGGGCCACGGCGAACCTGTAGAAGAATTACAGTCTCGCGGTATTTTGCTGGATGGTTCCACTGAAGAAAATGATCCGCGTTTGTTATTGCAGATTTTCTCGCAGAATATGGTAGGGCCGATATTTTTCGAGTTCATTCAGCGCAAGCGCGATGAAGGTTTTGGTGAAGGCAATTTCTCGGCCTTATTCGAGTCAATCGAACGTGACCAGGTGCGACGTGGTGTTTTGCAGACCGGGAAACAGGTGGCAGGCTGA
- the fahA gene encoding fumarylacetoacetase yields MLKLNETHDPGLRSWVTSANDGVNDFPIQNLPFAVFRPEGSVEFRGGVAIGDQIVDLLVLSKSDVLPAQLRPTLVAAAKPELNDFMAMGPSAWSSLRFALSRALRQGSELEAKLRPCLVDQANVEYKLPCRIGDFTDFYTSVHHATAVGSLFRPDNPLLPNYKWVPIGYHGRASSIAVSGQEFPRPLGQLKGPDDETPSLAPSKRLDYELEMGIFIGSGNELGSSIAMDEAESHVFGMCLLNDWSARDIQAWEYQPLGPFLAKSFASTISPWIVTLEALAPYRRAFSRPAGDPQPLPYLSTEQNKNAGAMDIKLEVLLQTKNMQAKAEAPVSLSRSNFSESYWTVAQMVAHHSVNGCNLQPGDLLGTGTQSGPSHEESGSMLELSRGGKQPVQLPNGETRTFLEDGDTIILRGYCDGPGLIRLGFGEVTGTILPAQLNC; encoded by the coding sequence ATGTTGAAACTGAATGAAACCCACGACCCCGGCTTGCGGAGCTGGGTGACATCGGCTAATGATGGCGTTAACGACTTCCCGATACAAAACTTGCCGTTTGCTGTTTTCCGCCCAGAGGGCAGCGTTGAATTCCGTGGAGGCGTTGCTATTGGTGATCAGATCGTCGATTTGCTTGTTTTGAGTAAGTCGGACGTGTTACCGGCACAATTGCGGCCAACTTTGGTTGCGGCCGCCAAACCCGAGCTTAACGACTTCATGGCCATGGGACCGAGTGCGTGGTCGAGTCTGAGGTTCGCCTTGTCTCGCGCCCTCCGTCAGGGGTCAGAGCTCGAAGCAAAGCTGCGACCCTGTTTGGTAGATCAGGCTAATGTGGAATACAAGCTGCCTTGCCGCATTGGCGATTTCACTGATTTCTATACATCTGTTCATCACGCGACCGCCGTAGGTTCATTATTTCGCCCGGATAACCCCTTGCTTCCCAATTACAAATGGGTACCCATTGGTTACCATGGGCGTGCTTCCTCTATCGCCGTTTCTGGTCAAGAATTTCCTCGTCCATTGGGACAGTTGAAAGGACCCGACGACGAAACGCCATCGCTGGCGCCGAGTAAGCGGCTTGACTATGAGCTGGAGATGGGCATTTTCATCGGGTCCGGCAATGAGCTGGGTTCATCCATTGCGATGGATGAAGCAGAGAGCCACGTGTTTGGCATGTGTCTGTTAAATGATTGGTCTGCAAGAGATATACAGGCCTGGGAATATCAACCACTTGGGCCATTTCTGGCGAAAAGTTTTGCCTCCACGATTTCTCCATGGATTGTTACTCTGGAGGCGCTAGCGCCATACCGCCGGGCTTTCAGTCGTCCTGCGGGTGATCCTCAGCCTTTGCCGTACCTGAGTACTGAGCAAAACAAAAACGCTGGGGCGATGGATATTAAACTGGAGGTTCTGCTGCAAACAAAAAACATGCAGGCCAAAGCCGAAGCGCCCGTAAGCCTGTCACGATCCAATTTCAGCGAATCATATTGGACCGTCGCTCAAATGGTTGCCCATCACAGTGTTAATGGTTGTAATCTGCAGCCTGGAGATCTTCTGGGTACTGGCACACAATCTGGTCCGAGTCATGAAGAATCAGGCTCCATGCTCGAATTGAGCCGCGGCGGTAAGCAGCCAGTACAGCTTCCGAATGGTGAAACCCGCACCTTTCTGGAGGACGGAGATACAATCATCCTGAGGGGCTATTGTGACGGTCCCGGTCTGATTCGCCTGGGTTTCGGCGAGGTGACAGGCACGATATTACCGGCGCAGCTAAACTGCTAG
- the hmgA gene encoding homogentisate 1,2-dioxygenase — protein sequence MKTTQNTLQYMTGFGNEFETEALSGALPTGQFSPQKCTYKLYAEQISSTAFTAPRAKNRRTWTYRMRPSVVTGGDFVAIDKGLIRTSPGTDLNCPPNVLRWSSLPLDRSTGDFVDGLTTIAVSGDARAQIGLGIHVYRADRGMGKKVFYCADGEMLIVPQQGAILAHTELGRLHVVPGEILVIPRGLKFRIELPDGPVRGYVCENYGAPLELPERGPVGANGFANDRDFQYPVAWFEENDEEHTLVVKFCGELYQTTLDHSPFDVVAWVGNSAPYKYDLARYNVINTVSFDHPDPSIFTVLTSPSDTLGVANLDFVVFPPRWMVAENTFRPPWFHRNIMSEFMGLIRGTYDAKGKGFEPGGMSLHNCMTPHGPEATVFEKASNTELKPERYENTLAFMFESRYVITPTRFAMESECRQRDYSKCWTGIKKNFDGNP from the coding sequence ATGAAAACGACGCAGAACACTCTTCAATACATGACTGGTTTCGGCAATGAGTTCGAAACCGAAGCGCTGTCCGGTGCTTTGCCAACAGGCCAGTTCAGTCCTCAAAAATGTACATACAAGCTTTATGCTGAACAAATAAGCTCCACCGCGTTTACAGCGCCGCGCGCGAAGAATCGCCGAACCTGGACCTATCGAATGCGGCCCTCTGTCGTCACGGGAGGCGATTTTGTTGCTATCGATAAAGGTTTAATTAGAACCAGTCCGGGCACGGATTTAAATTGTCCTCCCAATGTTCTGCGCTGGAGTTCACTGCCCCTGGACAGATCAACGGGCGACTTTGTTGATGGATTGACAACTATTGCGGTCAGCGGCGACGCCAGAGCGCAGATTGGTTTAGGTATACATGTTTATCGAGCCGATCGCGGAATGGGTAAAAAAGTTTTTTACTGCGCAGATGGTGAGATGTTGATTGTGCCCCAGCAGGGTGCCATATTGGCACACACCGAGCTAGGCCGGCTGCATGTTGTGCCCGGCGAGATTCTGGTCATTCCCCGCGGCTTGAAGTTTCGCATTGAGCTGCCCGATGGCCCGGTGCGTGGTTACGTCTGTGAGAATTACGGTGCCCCTCTGGAGTTGCCTGAACGCGGTCCGGTGGGCGCAAATGGTTTTGCCAATGATCGTGACTTTCAGTATCCGGTTGCCTGGTTCGAGGAAAATGACGAAGAGCATACTCTGGTGGTCAAATTCTGCGGCGAGTTATATCAGACAACTCTGGACCACTCGCCGTTTGATGTGGTTGCCTGGGTAGGCAACAGCGCGCCTTACAAATACGATCTTGCCAGATACAACGTGATTAATACCGTCAGCTTCGACCATCCGGATCCGTCAATTTTTACTGTGTTAACGTCGCCGAGTGATACGCTCGGGGTGGCTAACCTGGACTTCGTGGTGTTCCCCCCCCGCTGGATGGTTGCCGAAAACACATTCCGTCCACCCTGGTTCCATCGCAATATCATGAGCGAATTCATGGGGCTGATCAGGGGTACTTATGATGCCAAGGGAAAAGGCTTCGAACCCGGCGGGATGAGCCTGCATAATTGCATGACACCTCACGGCCCGGAGGCGACTGTATTCGAAAAGGCGAGCAATACTGAGCTGAAGCCAGAGCGTTACGAGAACACATTGGCGTTTATGTTTGAGTCCCGCTACGTTATTACACCCACTAGATTTGCCATGGAGTCCGAGTGCCGGCAGCGTGATTATTCGAAATGCTGGACTGGTATAAAAAAGAATTTTGATGGGAACCCATAA
- the paaK gene encoding phenylacetate--CoA ligase PaaK yields MTKTRNAYDQIELAGLDEIRNLQATRLKETLHHVYKNSPAYRKKFDEQNVHPDDFRTLEDLSKFPFTTKSDLRDNYPFGMFCTPMNQISRIHASSGTTGKPTVVGYTQTDIDNWASLVARSIYAAGGRPGDKVHVAYGYGLFTGGLGAHYGAERLGCTVIPMSGGQTEKQVRLIQDFDPDIMMVTPSYMLNIGDEMARQGVDPAQLSLRIGIFGAEPWTNSMRSDIESRLHIDAVDIYGLSEIMGPGVAQECVETKDGPTLWEDHFYPEIVDPQTGEVLPDGERGELVITTLTKQGLPMIRYRTRDLTRLLPGSARSMRRIEKITGRSDDMLIIRGVNVFPTQIEEQVLSVEGLAPHYLMEIEKKGNMDSVSVIVERAQGYTADAVALAAELQVKIKSLVGISASVVVKKTGELPRSEGKAVHVIDRRG; encoded by the coding sequence ATGACCAAAACCAGAAATGCCTACGATCAAATTGAACTCGCGGGCCTTGATGAAATACGCAACCTTCAGGCCACGCGGCTCAAGGAAACCTTGCATCATGTGTATAAAAATTCGCCAGCATACAGAAAAAAATTCGATGAACAGAATGTACATCCGGACGACTTCCGCACACTTGAAGACCTGAGTAAATTTCCGTTCACCACCAAGTCGGACCTTCGCGACAACTACCCGTTTGGTATGTTCTGTACGCCGATGAATCAGATCAGTCGAATACACGCCTCCAGCGGTACCACGGGCAAACCGACGGTGGTTGGTTACACCCAAACTGACATTGATAACTGGGCCAGTCTGGTGGCTCGCTCCATCTATGCTGCGGGCGGCCGCCCCGGTGACAAAGTTCACGTCGCTTATGGTTACGGTCTGTTCACTGGAGGTCTCGGCGCTCATTATGGTGCAGAACGTTTGGGCTGTACCGTCATTCCCATGTCGGGCGGACAGACCGAGAAACAGGTCAGGCTGATTCAGGATTTTGATCCCGACATCATGATGGTCACGCCATCCTATATGCTGAACATTGGCGATGAAATGGCGCGTCAGGGTGTGGATCCCGCGCAACTGTCACTGCGAATAGGTATTTTTGGTGCCGAGCCCTGGACCAATTCCATGCGTAGCGACATTGAGAGCAGACTGCACATTGATGCGGTTGATATTTACGGATTGTCGGAAATCATGGGCCCTGGTGTTGCCCAGGAATGTGTGGAAACCAAGGATGGCCCGACGCTCTGGGAGGATCATTTCTACCCTGAAATTGTCGACCCGCAAACGGGTGAGGTACTACCGGACGGCGAGCGTGGCGAGTTGGTGATCACAACACTCACCAAACAGGGATTGCCCATGATTCGCTACCGTACCCGCGATCTGACACGACTTCTGCCGGGTAGCGCACGCAGTATGCGGCGCATCGAAAAAATTACCGGGCGCAGTGACGATATGCTGATCATTCGCGGTGTGAATGTTTTCCCGACGCAAATCGAAGAGCAGGTGCTTAGTGTGGAAGGCCTGGCGCCTCATTATCTGATGGAGATCGAAAAGAAGGGTAACATGGACAGTGTGAGCGTGATTGTCGAGCGTGCACAGGGTTACACAGCAGACGCTGTTGCCCTGGCAGCGGAACTTCAGGTGAAGATTAAATCATTGGTCGGCATTTCAGCCAGCGTGGTCGTCAAAAAGACTGGCGAACTGCCGCGTTCTGAGGGTAAGGCTGTTCACGTGATTGACAGGCGCGGTTAA